Proteins from one Impatiens glandulifera chromosome 2, dImpGla2.1, whole genome shotgun sequence genomic window:
- the LOC124926312 gene encoding D-amino-acid transaminase, chloroplastic, translating into MQAIDRLKRNQGRYKGKQQFLAMYSSIFEGITTDTAAMVIPMDDHMVHRGHGVFDTAAIMDGYLYELDQHLDRFIGSATMAKIKLPFDRESIRRILIQTVSASKCRRGSLRYWLSGGPGDFNLSPSGCHHPALYAIVIQDQSPPDFKGLKVTTSSIPIKPPQFAVMKSVNYLPNVLSKMEAEEKGGYAAIWLDEDGYVAEGPNMNVAFVTNENELLMPHFDKILSGCTARRVLVLAEGLVREGKLKCIRTGNVTVEEGKSAKEMMLIGSGVLVRPVLQWDDQLIGNGKEGLVSEALLNLILEDMKSGPPSVRVPVPY; encoded by the exons ATGCAGGCTATTGATCGACTGAAAAGAAATCAAGGCAGATACAAAGGAAAGCAGCAATTCTTGGCCATGTACTCTAGCATATTTGAGGGAATTACAACTGATACAGCTGCTATGGTAATCCCTATGGATGATCATATGGTTCATAGAGGGCATGGTGTTTTCGATACTGCAGCTATCATGGATGG GTATCTCTATGAGTTGGACCAACACCTTGACCGTTTTATAGGATCAGCAACCATGGCAAAAATAAAGCTTCCATTTGACAGGGAAAGCATAAGAAGAATTCTCATACAGACTGTATCTGCTTCAAAATGTAGAAGAGGTTCGTTAAGATATTGGCTTTCTGGAGGGCCGGGAGATTTCAACCTATCCCCATCGGGTTGTCATCATCCGGCCCTTTATGCAATTGTAATACAAGATCAATCACCACCTGATTTCAAAGGTCTGAAAGTCACGACTTCCTCTATACCAATAAAGCCTCCTCAATTCGCTGTCATGAAGAGTGTGAATTATCTTCCAAACGTACTATCTAAAATGGAAGCAGAAGAAAAGGGAGGGTATGCTGCTATATGGCTTGATGAAGATGGGTATGTTGCGGAAGGACCTAACATGAATGTGGCTTTTGTCACGAATGAAAATGAACTTTTGATGCCTCATTTTGACAAAATTCTAAGCGGGTGCACTGCAAGAAGAGTATTGGTTCTGGCTGAAGGCCTAGTGAGGGAGGGGAAGCTAAAGTGCATAAGGACTGGAAATGTGACGGTTGAGGAGGGGAAAAGTGCCAAAGAAATGATGTTAATTGGAAGTGGAGTTCTTGTCCGCCCTGTCTTGCAGTGGGATGATCAATTGATCGGTAATG GAAAAGAAGGTCTGGTGTCTGAGGCTCTTCTAAATCTTATTTTGGAGGACATGAAATCTGGCCCCCCATCTGTCCGTGTTCCTGTTCCATATtag
- the LOC124926576 gene encoding polygalacturonase At1g48100-like: MGFSKVVFVCLFCLIFLCYFLRPQLRGGIYEQDYHRRRLSEISLAPSVSPQASPGGDGDHEPDLMKYPPVVFNVMSFGAVGDGVADDTQAFKEAWDAACKVESATLLAPRHYSFMIQSAIFTGPCKSELVFQIDGTLIPPDGPDSWPKYYSKRQWLVFYRISGMTMQGSGVVDGRGDKWWDLPCKPHKGVNGTTLPGPCDSPVSLRFFMSSNLTVRGLKIKNSPQFHFRFDGCHHVTIDSLYIKSPSQSPNTDGIHVENSNNIGIYNSIVSTGDDCISIGAGSFNIDIKNMTCGPSHGISIGSLGIRNSRACVSNITVSDSIIKHSDNGVRIKTWQGGSGAVSKVTFRNIRMETVKNPIIIDQYYCMTKGCANQSSAVFVSGISYEGIKGTYDIRTPAVFLSCSDAVPCTNLTFSDVELLPAQGLLMRDPFCWNAYGDLKTITIPPVFCLTEGIPHSLSEPQDNVDQCHSTI, encoded by the exons ATGGGATTCTCTaaagttgtttttgtttgtttgttttgtctCATTTTCTTGTGTTATTTCTTGCGCCCCCAACTTCGAGGTGGAATTTACGAGCAGGATTATCATCGCCGTCGACTGTCTGAAATTTCATTAGCTCCATCGGTTTCCCCACAGGCTTCCCCTGGGGGGGATGGTGATCATGAGCCTGATTTGATGAAGTACCCACCCGTGGTATTCAATGTGATGTCTTTTGGTGCAGTTGGGGATGGAGTGGCGGACGATACTCAAGCCTTCAAGGAAGCTTGGGATGCTGCGTGTAAAGTTGAGTCAGCTACTTTACTTGCTCCAAGACATTATTCTTTTATGATTCAATCAGCCATTTTCACTGGTCCTTGCAAAAGTGAATTAGTTTTTCAg ATCGATGGAACTCTAATTCCACCCGATGGACCTGATTCGTGGCCAAAGTATTACAGCAAGAGACAATGGCTGGTCTTCTACAGAATCAGCGGAATGACGATGCAGGGGAGTGGAGTAGTTGATGGTAGAGGCGACAAGTGGTGGGACCTCCCTTGCAAGCCTCACAAA GGTGTCAATGGAACAACTCTACCTGGTCCTTGTGACAGCCCTGTT TCTTTAAGGTTCTTTATGAGCTCTAATCTAACTGTGAGAGGTCTTAAGATCAAGAACAGCCCCCAATTTCATTTCCGGTTCGATGGTTGCCATCACGTAACCATAGATTCCCTCTACATCAAGTCCCCGTCTCAGAGTCCCAACACAGACGGAATCCATGTAGAGAATTCTAACAACATTGGGATTTACAACTCCATTGTTTCAACAG GGGACGACTGTATATCGATAGGAGCAGGTTCTTTCAACATTGACATTAAAAACATGACTTGTGGTCCTAGTCATGGAATAAg CATTGGGAGCCTGGGAATTCGCAACTCGCGCGCCTGTGTATCAAACATAACCGTGAGTGACTCCATCATCAAGCATTCGGACAATGGGGTGAGGATAAAGACATGGCAAGGTGGGTCAGGGGCGGTTTCAAAGGTAACGTTCAGAAACATTCGAATGGAAACGGTGAAGAATCCGATAATCATAGACCAGTACTACTGCATGACCAAAGGGTGTGCCAACCAGAGCTCCGCAGTTTTTGTGTCGGGCATTTCCTACGAGGGAATAAAGGGAACCTACGACATCAGGACTCCCGCTGTTTTCCTGTCCTGCAGCGACGCTGTTCCTTGCACCAACCTCACATTCTCCGACGTGGAGTTGCTGCCGGCACAAGGCCTGTTGATGAGGGACCCATTTTGCTGGAATGCTTATGGAGATCTAAAGACCATCACAATCCCTCCAGTCTTCTGTCTAACCGAAGGGATTCCTCACTCGTTGTCGGAGCCTCAGGATAACGTTGATCAATGTCATTCCACCATTTAG